TCCGAACATGCAAGCGGGGGTACCCCCGGGGGTTACCGACCGGTCGGCATGCCCTCTTCTCCGGGTGTTCGCCCTCCCGAAGGCTTCCGCATGCCGGGGCGTCCACGGCATCGGCACCCGGATCCTTTGACCCGTGGGAGGCTCACCTCGGCGTTCGACCGAACCCTCACCGGTACGGCGTCCGGGGGCGGGCCTCCGGACGCCGTACCGCGCACATCCGGGGCGAGGGGGGTGCGGCTTCACCGCCCCCGCCGACACGGTGCCGGGACCCCTTGGATCGGGTCAGCCGGCTCCCTGCCGGACGTCCGGCAGGTGGCCGGAATCGGGCACGGTCGCCTTCCGGACAGCGGGCGCCGCCCTCGCCCTCCCCTGCCCCTGCCCCTGCCCCTGCCCCTGCCCCTGCCCCTGCCCCTGCCCCTGCCCCACGGTCCAGCACGCAGCCCCGGGCGGTGAACGCCCGCCGGCGGGTCCGGGCGACGTCCCGGGCCGCACCGCGGGTTCCCCACGCGCGCGGTCCGCGGTGCGGCCCCGCGGACCCGTCCGCGGGGAGGGCACGGCGGGCCGACCGCCCGCCCCGTGTCCGTGTCCGGTCCGGGTCCGGGACGGACGGTCGCCGCCTCCGCTCCGATGCGCCCTACAAGAACTACCCCCGCCCTACATGCCCTTGCGGAACGCCTCGGCCGCGTGCAGGAAGATGTCGTTCGCCTCGGACTCGCCGATGGTGACCCGCACGCCCTCGCCCGGGAACGGCCGCACCACCACACCGGCCGCCTCGCAGGCGGCCGCGAACTCGGCCGACCGCTCCCCCAGCCGCAGCCAGACGAAGTTCGCCTGGGTCGGCGGCACCGTCCAGCCCTGCTTCCGCAGCCCCTCGTACACCCGCGTCCGTTCCGCGACCAGAGCGCCGACCCTGCCGATCAGTTCGTCCTCCGCCCGCAGCGACGCCACCGCCGCGTCCTGGGCGACCTGGCTGACGCCGAACGGAACGGCCGTCTTGCGCAGCGCGGCCGCCACGGGCTCGTGGGCGACGGCGAAGCCGACCCGCAGCCCGGCCAGGCCGTAGGCCTTGGAGAAGGTGCGCAGCACCGCGACGTTCGGGCGGGAGCGGTAGATCTCCAGGCCGTCCGGCACCTCGGGGTCCCGGATGAACTCGCGGTACGCCTCGTCCAGGACCACCAGCACATCGGAGGGGACCCGGTCGAGGAACCGCTCCAGTTCCTCCCGGTGCACCACCGTGCCCGTGGGGTTGTTCGGGTTGCAGACGAAGATCAGCCTGGTGCGGTCGGTGACGGCGTCCGCCATCGCGTCGAGGTCGTGTACGTCCTCGGAGGTCAGCGCCACGGGAACCGAGGTCGCACCGCTGATCCGGGTGATGATCGGGTACGCCTCGAAGGAGCGCCACGGGTAGACGACCTCGTCACCGGGGCCCGACGTGATCTGCAGCAGTTGCTGGGCGACCCCCACCGAGCCGGTGCCCGTCGCCAGGTGCGACACCGGCACCCCGAAGCGGTCGGCGAGTTCGTTCATCAACCCGGTGCAGGCCATGTCCGGGTACCGGTTGAACTCACCCGCGGCGGCGACGGCGGTCTCCATCACCCCGGGCAGCGGCGGATAGGGGTTCTCGTTGGAGGACAGCTTGAAGGCGACCGGCCCGCCGGCAGCGGCGGGCTTGCCCGGCTTGTATGTGGGGATGCCGTCCAGCTCGGCGCGCAGCTTGGGGCTCGTCTCGCTCACCGCAGGTCCTCCTCGACCGTCGTGCATTCGGGTTCACCAATGCTGCTCACCCTATGAGGATTCCTGTCTCCTGCGAATGGGCGAGCGACCGGGGGCCGGGAGCGGAGCGAGGCGCCCAGGCGGACCGAAGGCGGCCGGGAGCGGATCGCAGGCAGCCGGAATCGCACCGGTCACACCGGGCACACCGGGCACTGCGGGAACGGAGGGGGGAACGGCGGGCTGCCCGTGGCGAGACGATCGAGGGGCGCGCACCGGATCACCGTGCGCCGGTGGCTCACTCCGTGGCGCGCATCCCTCGTAGTAGTGAGTTGAGACCGCTTCGATACCTGGGCCATTTGGCAGGTCCTCACGGGTCGACAACCCCGAGACCAGCACCACGGAGGTCAACTGCCTTGCTTTCCATGGCAGTTGACCCCAAATGGCCATGCAGAAACGTGCCTGTCAATACCTGCATATGCGACCCGCTCCACCGGCCCGCCTCGCCCTACTATCGGCCTGCCATGACAGCAGCAGGGAAGCACCAGGTGAGCCGGACGGAGACATCACGCCGGGGCAGCCGGCAAGGCCGGGCGGGCATCCGGGACGTAGCAGCCGCGGCCGGTGTCTCCATCACGACTGTCTCGGACGCACTGAACGGAAAGGGCCGGCTCCCGGACGCCACCCGCCGCCATGTCCGCGAGGTCGCCGACCGGCTGGGCTACCGCCCCTCGGCCGCGGCCCGCACGCTCCGTACCGGCAAGTCCGGCCTCATCGGCCTCACGGTCACCACGTACGGGGACGAACCCTTCACCTTCACGGAGTTCGCGTACTTCGCGGAGATGGCGCGAGCCGCCACCTCCGCCGCGCTCGCCCGCGGGTACGCGCTGGTCATCCTCCCCGCCACCTCACGCCACGACGTCTGGTCCAATGTCGCCCTCGACGGAACCGTCGTGATCGACCCGTCGGACCACGACCCCGTGGTGACGGAGCTCGTCCGCCAGGGCCTGCCCGTCGTCTCCGACGGCCGCCCCGCGGGCACCCTCCCCGTCACCGCCTGGGTCGACAACGACCACGAGGCCGCCGTACTCGACCTGCTCGACCATCTGGCGGCCGGCGGCGCACGCCGGATCGGCCTGCTCACCGGCACCACCACGGACACCTACACCCGGCTCTCCACCACGGCCTATCTCGCCTGGTGCGAACGCGTCGGCCAGGATCCGGTCTACGAGGCGTACCCCGCCCACGACCCGTGCGCCGGCGCGGTCGCCGCCGACCGGCTGCTGGCGCGCCCGGACCGGCCCGACGCCGTGTACGGGCTCTTCGACCCCAACGGCACGGACCTGCTGGCCGCGGCCCGCCGGTACGGACTGCGCGTTCCCGACGATCTGCTGCTGGTCTGCTGCAGCGAGTCCACCGTGTACGCCAACACGGACCCGTCGATCACCACACTCTCGCTCAAGCCGCGTCGCATCGGCACGGCCGTGGTCCAGCTGCTGATCGACGCCATCGAGGGAGTGGACGGCGGCCGCCCGGTCGAGCAGGTGATACCGACCGAACTCATCGTCCGGACGTCGTCACAGCGGCGCTCTCCCCGTACGACGGTGAGCGCCCCACGGTCCCCCTCTCAGGACTAGACCAGCGCAATCAGGGCGAAACGACCGGTGAACCGGTGGAGTACCCGGATTCAGCACCCCTGGTGCGTCACAGAGCACGATCCGCATTCCTATGATGGGCGCACGACACCGCGGACCGTCCCCGACCAGGCCGGTCCGGCGGTGAGGGCGGCGCGACGGTGGTGGAGGGGTCGATGACTCAGGGGGCCGGTCAGGAACCCACGGTGCGTACGGCGACGTTGCGCGACTTCCGTGTCCCGCCGTACGCACAGGTTCCGGTGCAGTCGCAGAACTCCGCCCAGGAGTACGCGCTCGCGCACCCCGAGGACTCAGTCCCCCGGGCGATTCCCCCCCGGACGGGAGAGTCCGCCCCGCAAGCGGTGCCCGCCTCCGGGCCGGACGCACCGGACCGGGCGGACCCGGCAGCCGAGACGGCGGACGGCGGCCACCAGGCGGCCCCGGACCGAGCCGAGGGCTCCGTCCCGCAGGCGCCGGCGGTCCACCCCGGCGACGGCGTGCCGGACGACGAGCCACCCGAGGGCTACACCCCCACCGAGCGCGACCTGCCGGTGATCAACCGCGGCGACACCGTCCAGGTGGCCGTCGCCCCCGCCCGGCAGCCCGCCCCCGAGGGCCTCGGCCCGCTCTATGTGGTGGGGGACGTCCACGGCTATCTGGACGAACTCGTCGCCGCGCTCACCGCCCAGGGGCTCGTCGACGCCGAAGGCCACTGGTCCGCGGGCAACACCCGGCTGTGGTTCCTGGGCGACTTCACCGACCGCGGCCCGGACGGCATCGGCGTCATCGACCTCGTCATGCGGCTCTCGGCCGAGGCCGCGGCGGCCGGCGGCTACTGCAAGGCCCTGATGGGCAATCACGAACTGCTGCTCATCGGCGCCAAGCGTTTTGGGGACACGCCCGTCAACTCGGGCGCGGGCACCGCCACCTTCCAGGCGGCATGGCTCCTCAACGGCGGCCAGAAGAGCGACATGGACCGCCTCCAGGACGTCCATCTGCAGTGGATGTCCCGGCTCGACGCGGTGGTGGAGGAGGACGGGCATCTGCTGATGCACTCCGACACGACCGCCTACCTCGACTACGGCACCACGATCGAGGACGTCAACGACAAGGTCCACGAGATCATCAACCGCAACGACGCGGACGAGTGCTGGGACCTCTTCCGCAAGTTCACCAAGCGCTTCGCCTTCCGGGACGACAACGGCCCCCAGGCCGTGCGGGAACTGCTCGCCACCTACGGTGGCGGCCGGGTGGTCCACGGCCACAGCCCCATCCCCTACCTGCTGGGCGAGGTCGGAGCCGAGGACGTGGACGGGGACGGCAACTCGGAGCCGCTGGTGGAAGGCCCGCACGTGTACGCGGACGGACTCGCCGTCGCCATGGACGGTGGAGTGACCATGGCCGGAAAGCTGCTGGTCGCCCAACTGCCACTGCAGGCTTGAGGCCATCCTCGCGGCCGATTTCCGGAAACCCCCTGTCACGCCGCGCCATAACCGCTCTACCATCGGCGTATCCGTGGCATGCTCTCCTCCGTTTCCGCCCAACCGCCCCATCCTCATGGGCAAACCGGCCCTACGGAGCATCGGGGGACACAGATGAACACCGCTCCGCACCTGCTGGCCGAGGACCGCGCCGAATACGAACGCGTCCTCGACGACGCGCTGCGCACAGCACACGACCGTCCGGGTCTCGACGGCGTGGGCCCGCGGCTCAACGCCGAACAGCTGCGCACGATGGCGCTGAACGCGACCGCGCTCATCACGGGCGCCGCCGCGGCGGAGTACGACCACTACGTGAAGGCCCGCGAGGAGGCGCGTACATCGACCGGAGCGTCCGCGGGCGACCAGGTCCTCGGTCCCGCGGTCGGCACCCCCTCGGAGACGGGTGCCGGATTCGCCGCCGTGCTCGCCGTCCTGGCACCGATCCTCGCCGGCACCGCCGCGCTCATCCTCCTGTTCGTCGGCTACGTCCTGAAGGCCGTCAGCCTCGATACCGCCTTCGCGGAAGCCCTGCTGACGGCGGGCTGGTTCTTCGGCGCGCTGACGGCTGCCGGACTCCTCGCCGCCGCGATCGGACTGCTGGTCACCGCGCTCCGGAACGAGGCGACCCAGGTGCCCGCCGAGGACGCGACCGGCGAGCTGCCCGACGAGGTGGCACGCGCCAAGGAGGCCTGGCGGCATGCCCTCCTCGAACGCGGGGTCCTCCCCTTCCTGCGCGCCGCCCTGGCGGACCCCAGCGCCGATCCCGCCTCCTCCGCCCCGCCCCGCCGGGTGAGCCGCATCCCCAAGGTCGGCTACAGCGGACCCGACTTCTCGAGCCCGAGCGACGGCGGCTCGACCGGGTCCCGCCCCACGTTCACCAGCCCGGACTTCACCAGCCCCGACTTCGGGCCGCCGGAGCACCGGCCGGACTAGGGCCTTCCGTTCGGATCAGGCCCTAAGGGCTGTCCGGCGGAGGATCCCCGTCCCACCCGGCGCGTCCGCCGGGGCCGGGTCGCCGGCCGGTGCCGTGACCCGGTTCAGTCCGCCAGCGGGAGGTACACCCGGCTGCCCGAGGCGGCGAACTCCCTGGACTTCTGGAGCATGCCCTCGGCGATCTCCTGGTCCGAGGCCGCCGGCTCGTCGCCGCCGAACTGCTCCGTGATGCTTCTGCTGATCTTCATGGAGCAGAACTTCGGACCGCACATGGAGCAGAAGTGCGCGGTCTTCGCCGGCTCGGCCGGCAGCGTCTCGTCGTGGAACTCCCGTGCCGTGTCGGGGTCCAGGGCGAGGTTGAACTGGTCCTCCCAACGGAACTCGAAGCGCGCGTCCGAGAGCGCGTCGTCCCACTCCTGCGCGCCCGGGTGCCCCTTGGCGAGGTCCGCGGCGTGTGCCGCGATCTTGTAGGTGATGACGCCCGTCTTGACGTCGTCCCGGTTCGGCAGGCCCAGGTGCTCCTTGGGCGTGACGTAGCAGAGCATGGCCGTGCCCCACCAGGCGATCATCGCGGCGCCGATGCCGGAGGTGATGTGGTCGTAGGCGGGCGCCACATCGGTCGTCAGGGGGCCGAGCGTGTAGAACGGGGCCTCCTCGCAGATCTCCTGCTGGAGGTCGATGTTCTCCTTGATCTTGTGCATCGGGACGTGCCCCGGGCCCTCGATCATGGTCTGCACGTTGTGGCGCTTGGCGATCGAGTTGAGTTCCCCGAGCGTCCTCAACTCGGCGAACTGCGCCTCGTCGTTGGCGTCGGCGATGGAGCCCGGCCGCAGTCCGTCGCCGAGCGAGTAGGTGACGTCGTACGCGGCGAGGATCTCGCAGAGCTCCTCGAAGTTCTCGTACAGGAACGACTCCTTGTGGTGCGCGAGGCACCAGGCGGCCATGATCGATCCGCCGCGGGAGACGATGCCGGTCTTGCGGCGGGCGGTGAGCGGCACGTACCGGAGCAGCACGCCGGCGTGGACCGTCATGTAGTCGACGCCCTGCTCCGCCTGCTCGATCACGGTGTCCTTGTAGATCTCCCAGGTCAGCTCCTCGGCCCGGCCGTCGACCTTCTCGAGTGCCTGGTAGAGCGGAACGGTGCCGATCGGCACGGGGGAGTTGCGCAGCACCCACTCACGCGTGGTGTGGATGTTGCGGCCGGTGGAGAGGTCCATGACCGTGTCCGCACCCCATCGGGTCGCCCAGGTCATCTTCTCCACCTCCTCCTCGATCGATGAGGTCACCGCGGAGTTGCCGATGTTGGCGTTGACCTTCACCAGGAACCGCTTGCCGATGATCATCGGCTCGGTCTCGGGGTGGTTCACGTTGGCGGGCAGGACGGCCCGGCCCGCGGCGATCTCCTCGCGGACGACCTCGGGGGAGACGTTCTCCCTGATCGCCACGAACTCCATCTCCGGCGTGATCTCGCCGCGCCGGGCGTAGGCGAGCTGGGTCACCGCCTGCCCTCCGCGTCCCCGGCGGGGCTGGCGCGGGCGGCCCGGGAAGACCGCGTCGAGGTTGCGCAGGCCACCGCGCGGGGAGGTGTGCCTGATCCCGTCGTCCTCGGGCCGCACCGGACGGCCGGCGTACTCCTCGGTGTCCGCCCGTCCGATGATCCAGTTCTCGCGCAGCGGCGGCAGTCCGCGGCGCACATCCGTCTCGGCGTGCGGATCGGTGTACGGGCCGGACGTGTCGTACAGCGTCACGTCCTTGCCGTTGGTGAGGTGCACCCTGCGGACCGGCACCCGGATGTCGGGGCGTGAGCCCTCGACGTATCCCTTGTGCCAGCCCGTGGACTTCCCCGCCCCGGACGGTCCGGAGGCAGGCGTGCGTGTGTCCGATGTGGTCATGAGACCTACTCCCTACGCCGGCATTACCCGGTAACAGGTTCGGCGGTCGGCGCAGCTGTCCCGTACGGTCGTACGGCGGGTCAGCGCCCTCTCAGCCCGGTGCTCCGAGCTCCCGCGTGTGCAAAGGTGCCACCACGCTAGCGCCCCTTCGGGCGTGCTGAACAGTGGGCCCCCATCCGTTGTTGCGATGATCTGTGTGTGACTTCCTCCCAGCAGACGCCGGAACCGGACGCCCGCGCGGGCGGTCCGCCGCACTCCGGCGGCCACAGCCATGCCCATGCCCACGCTCATGCCCACGGGCCGGCCGCCCCCGTCTCACGGCATCTGAGGCGGGTCATCGCCGCGGTGCTCATCCCGTTCGCGGCCGCGGTGGTGGTCGGCCTCGTCGCCCTCTGGCCGGGCGGTGCACCGGAGCACGAACGCACGGGTGTCGGTTTCGACCGGCAGACCGAACAGGCCCGGGTGGTCCGGGTGCAGGAGGTCGACTGCTCCGAGGTGAACGCCGGTCAGGTGCCGCCGACGGGGGACACCTCGACCCCTGAGGGACGCGAGGCGGTCAACTCCCGGCAGGGGACGTGCAAGAAGGCGACCGTGGAGATCACGTCCGGAAAGGACAAGGGCCGTACGTTCGTCGAGATCGTCCAGCCCGACGCCTCCCGCCAGCTCGCGCAGGGCCAGGGCGTGGTGGTGGCGTACGCGCCCGACGCGCCGCCCGATCTCCAGTACTCGGTGAGCGATGTGGACCGGGACTTCCCGATGATGCTGCTCGCCGGGATCTTCGCCCTCGTGGTCGTACTGGTCGGACGGTTGCGCGGGGTGATGGCGCTGATCGCCCTGGTCCTGAGTTTCGCCGTGCTGACCCTGTTCATCCTCCCGGCGATCCTGCAGGGCTCGAATCCGCTGATCGTGGCCGTGGTCGGGGCCAGCGCGATCATGCTGATGGCGCTGTACCTCTGCCATGGTCTGAACGCCCGCACGTCGGTCGCGGTCCTCGGGACGCTGATCTCGCTGCTGCTGATCGGGCTGCTCGGCTCGGTGTTCATCGGCTGGGCGTCCCTGACCGGCAACACCGACGACAACACCGGCCTGATCCACGGTCTGTACCCGAGCATCGACATGTCCGGCCTGCTGCTGGCGGGGGTCATCATCGGCTCGCTCGGCGTGCTCGACGACGTCACGGTGACCCAGACCTCGGCGGTCTGGGAGCTGCACCAGGCGGACCCGGCGATGGGGCCGCGCGGCCTCTACAAGGCGGGCATCCGGATCGGCCGCGACCATATCGCCTCGGTGGTCAACACGCTCGTACTGGCCTATGCGGGCGCCGCGTTGCCGCTGCTCCTGCTGTTCTCGATCGCGCAGTCCGGGGTGGGCATGGTGGCGACCAGCGAGCTGGTGGCGGAGGAGATCGTCCGGACGCTCATCGGCTCGATCGGCCTGGTGGCCTCGGTGCCGGTGACGACGGCGCTGGCCGCGCTCGTCGTCTCGGCCGACCGGCCCGGCGGCACCGTGACCGGTGTGGCCGTCGGAGCGGTGCGCAGCAGGGGGCGCCGGCGGCGGGCGAAGTAGCGGCGGGCACGACCACGGTGAGCGGACAGCCGGCGGCGCTCGGTCGGCTCGCGGGGGACGGACAGCCGGCGGTGGTCGGTCGGCTCGCGGGGGACGGTCAGCCCCGGGCGACGGTCAGCCGGCGGCCTCCTCGGCGAGGATGCGGCCCAGGGCGGCTTCCAGGCTGTCCTCGAAGTCGCCGAGGGTACGCTCCTGCCCCAGCGGCACCAGCTTGTCGGTGCGGTCGAGGAAGGCCACCAGGGGCGCGACGCCGGCCCGGAACAGGGCCCGGTCGACGCCGACCTGGAGCCGGATGTGGACGTCGGACAGTCCCTCGGGGTCGGTCGGGGCGATGTGCACATCGCCGTCGCCGCTGGGGCCGTTGATCCCGTCCAGCAGCAACTCCCGGCCGAACGCCCAGGTCACGGGGGCGTCACCGGGCAGGTGGAACGTCATTCGCACCGCATAGGGGTCTCTCGTCTCGTAGGTGAGCTCCACCGGGATCCGGAAGGAGAGGTCCTCGGAGACCAGGAAGCTCATCAGGACCTCTGCCTGAACCGACTCGCGCATCGTGTTAACCCCGCAGTGGATGAAGCACCTCGTGAGAACGGCCGGGAATGGACCCCCGAGCCCACCCGCCATCGTGCTGTAAGTGACCAGTAGATCACAAGGAGTAATTTTTCAGATACTGATAGAGAAGGCGAATGAACTGAGGAGGCTGCCCACGCCACTGCGTAGTTGTTCGACCGCCGGGATCAAACGGTCCTCCTGGTGGAGCGGAAGGGAGATGGCCATGGCGCCGGCCGTGGATCCCACGGTGACGGGAATAGCAGCACAGACCGTTCCCAGGGCATATTCCTGCCGCTCGATCACGGGCTGCATCTGCCCCATCGCACCGAGCCGTTCCAGCAGACTTCCCCGGTCGCGCACCGTGTACGGCGTGATCCGGTCCACCGGATGCCGGTCGAGGTGGTCCTTGCGGGTGCGTTCGTCGAGCTGGCCGAGCAGGCACTGCCCGAGAGCGTGCGCATGACCGGTCTCCCGGAAGTCGGCCCATTCGTCGACCGCGGGAGCGTACGGAGTGTCGGCCACGGCGACGAGTTCGATCTCCTCCTCCCGATAGAGGGCGAAATACACCGGTACGCCGATGGAATCGCGCCAGTGCGCCAGCGATTCCTCGATCTTGGTGCGACGATTCTGCATCGCGCCGCCCAGCGCCAGCCGCACCGCGGCCTCACCGAAGACGAAGACGCCCTTCTCACGCCGCAGATAGCCCTCGTGCGCGAGGGTCCGCAGCAGGTGGTAGGCGGTGGGAAGGGGCAGGCCCGCCTCACGCGCGAGCTGCTTGGCGGGGGCTCCGTCGG
The Streptomyces tirandamycinicus DNA segment above includes these coding regions:
- the hisC gene encoding histidinol-phosphate transaminase — its product is MSETSPKLRAELDGIPTYKPGKPAAAGGPVAFKLSSNENPYPPLPGVMETAVAAAGEFNRYPDMACTGLMNELADRFGVPVSHLATGTGSVGVAQQLLQITSGPGDEVVYPWRSFEAYPIITRISGATSVPVALTSEDVHDLDAMADAVTDRTRLIFVCNPNNPTGTVVHREELERFLDRVPSDVLVVLDEAYREFIRDPEVPDGLEIYRSRPNVAVLRTFSKAYGLAGLRVGFAVAHEPVAAALRKTAVPFGVSQVAQDAAVASLRAEDELIGRVGALVAERTRVYEGLRKQGWTVPPTQANFVWLRLGERSAEFAAACEAAGVVVRPFPGEGVRVTIGESEANDIFLHAAEAFRKGM
- a CDS encoding LacI family DNA-binding transcriptional regulator, with product MTAAGKHQVSRTETSRRGSRQGRAGIRDVAAAAGVSITTVSDALNGKGRLPDATRRHVREVADRLGYRPSAAARTLRTGKSGLIGLTVTTYGDEPFTFTEFAYFAEMARAATSAALARGYALVILPATSRHDVWSNVALDGTVVIDPSDHDPVVTELVRQGLPVVSDGRPAGTLPVTAWVDNDHEAAVLDLLDHLAAGGARRIGLLTGTTTDTYTRLSTTAYLAWCERVGQDPVYEAYPAHDPCAGAVAADRLLARPDRPDAVYGLFDPNGTDLLAAARRYGLRVPDDLLLVCCSESTVYANTDPSITTLSLKPRRIGTAVVQLLIDAIEGVDGGRPVEQVIPTELIVRTSSQRRSPRTTVSAPRSPSQD
- a CDS encoding metallophosphoesterase translates to MVEGSMTQGAGQEPTVRTATLRDFRVPPYAQVPVQSQNSAQEYALAHPEDSVPRAIPPRTGESAPQAVPASGPDAPDRADPAAETADGGHQAAPDRAEGSVPQAPAVHPGDGVPDDEPPEGYTPTERDLPVINRGDTVQVAVAPARQPAPEGLGPLYVVGDVHGYLDELVAALTAQGLVDAEGHWSAGNTRLWFLGDFTDRGPDGIGVIDLVMRLSAEAAAAGGYCKALMGNHELLLIGAKRFGDTPVNSGAGTATFQAAWLLNGGQKSDMDRLQDVHLQWMSRLDAVVEEDGHLLMHSDTTAYLDYGTTIEDVNDKVHEIINRNDADECWDLFRKFTKRFAFRDDNGPQAVRELLATYGGGRVVHGHSPIPYLLGEVGAEDVDGDGNSEPLVEGPHVYADGLAVAMDGGVTMAGKLLVAQLPLQA
- the thiC gene encoding phosphomethylpyrimidine synthase ThiC; this translates as MTTSDTRTPASGPSGAGKSTGWHKGYVEGSRPDIRVPVRRVHLTNGKDVTLYDTSGPYTDPHAETDVRRGLPPLRENWIIGRADTEEYAGRPVRPEDDGIRHTSPRGGLRNLDAVFPGRPRQPRRGRGGQAVTQLAYARRGEITPEMEFVAIRENVSPEVVREEIAAGRAVLPANVNHPETEPMIIGKRFLVKVNANIGNSAVTSSIEEEVEKMTWATRWGADTVMDLSTGRNIHTTREWVLRNSPVPIGTVPLYQALEKVDGRAEELTWEIYKDTVIEQAEQGVDYMTVHAGVLLRYVPLTARRKTGIVSRGGSIMAAWCLAHHKESFLYENFEELCEILAAYDVTYSLGDGLRPGSIADANDEAQFAELRTLGELNSIAKRHNVQTMIEGPGHVPMHKIKENIDLQQEICEEAPFYTLGPLTTDVAPAYDHITSGIGAAMIAWWGTAMLCYVTPKEHLGLPNRDDVKTGVITYKIAAHAADLAKGHPGAQEWDDALSDARFEFRWEDQFNLALDPDTAREFHDETLPAEPAKTAHFCSMCGPKFCSMKISRSITEQFGGDEPAASDQEIAEGMLQKSREFAASGSRVYLPLAD
- a CDS encoding YibE/F family protein, with the protein product MTSSQQTPEPDARAGGPPHSGGHSHAHAHAHAHGPAAPVSRHLRRVIAAVLIPFAAAVVVGLVALWPGGAPEHERTGVGFDRQTEQARVVRVQEVDCSEVNAGQVPPTGDTSTPEGREAVNSRQGTCKKATVEITSGKDKGRTFVEIVQPDASRQLAQGQGVVVAYAPDAPPDLQYSVSDVDRDFPMMLLAGIFALVVVLVGRLRGVMALIALVLSFAVLTLFILPAILQGSNPLIVAVVGASAIMLMALYLCHGLNARTSVAVLGTLISLLLIGLLGSVFIGWASLTGNTDDNTGLIHGLYPSIDMSGLLLAGVIIGSLGVLDDVTVTQTSAVWELHQADPAMGPRGLYKAGIRIGRDHIASVVNTLVLAYAGAALPLLLLFSIAQSGVGMVATSELVAEEIVRTLIGSIGLVASVPVTTALAALVVSADRPGGTVTGVAVGAVRSRGRRRRAK
- a CDS encoding SsgA family sporulation/cell division regulator encodes the protein MRESVQAEVLMSFLVSEDLSFRIPVELTYETRDPYAVRMTFHLPGDAPVTWAFGRELLLDGINGPSGDGDVHIAPTDPEGLSDVHIRLQVGVDRALFRAGVAPLVAFLDRTDKLVPLGQERTLGDFEDSLEAALGRILAEEAAG
- a CDS encoding IclR family transcriptional regulator, with the translated sequence MATALATSSAPTTTSTGSPTLIGSVQRALRLMEAVASHTDGAPAKQLAREAGLPLPTAYHLLRTLAHEGYLRREKGVFVFGEAAVRLALGGAMQNRRTKIEESLAHWRDSIGVPVYFALYREEEIELVAVADTPYAPAVDEWADFRETGHAHALGQCLLGQLDERTRKDHLDRHPVDRITPYTVRDRGSLLERLGAMGQMQPVIERQEYALGTVCAAIPVTVGSTAGAMAISLPLHQEDRLIPAVEQLRSGVGSLLSSFAFSISI